One genomic window of Bacteroidota bacterium includes the following:
- a CDS encoding alginate export family protein yields the protein MKVLFSASLLLLASGMTAQTPEPIAFTGSVQLRSEADGRDFNHKTPPNLFSTMRTRLAATATFENLGKAVIEMQDTRTLGGEPSTLSNSPSFGAHQAYVLVPMTEGYALQAGRFEVAYGSERILGSVGWSMTSRSFDGFRLKTPLLGSLDFFALTVRENQAATSVPAWSAIKNQGSDLYGAWLTHAHESVTLEGFLLYESDNSPTVPIDRYTAGGTMVWKLQGTTLTTEGAWQTGTFKNMDIQAWMAAVNVAFSGLTGEGSLLTAGADLLSGTEAGSSEYNTFFVGYGTNHKFYGYMDYFLANPAGGLQDLYLKVKQDGLPWSLTGMADFHLMNSFEEMNGETGLGYEADFTLSRPIVKGMKLTAGASAFIPGPYMKALYASKDPAWWGYLQLNVSF from the coding sequence ATGAAAGTCCTCTTTTCAGCCAGTCTGTTGCTTCTGGCATCAGGCATGACCGCGCAAACTCCGGAACCCATTGCCTTTACAGGATCGGTTCAGCTTCGAAGCGAAGCCGATGGCCGGGATTTTAATCATAAAACACCGCCCAATCTGTTTTCGACCATGCGGACCCGTCTGGCTGCTACTGCGACGTTTGAAAATCTCGGTAAAGCAGTGATTGAAATGCAGGATACCCGGACCCTGGGCGGAGAACCATCCACCTTAAGTAATTCGCCCTCCTTCGGAGCCCATCAGGCCTATGTTCTGGTTCCAATGACGGAAGGATATGCGCTTCAGGCGGGCCGGTTTGAAGTGGCTTACGGATCGGAACGCATTCTCGGATCGGTCGGGTGGTCGATGACCAGCCGGTCCTTTGATGGGTTCCGGTTAAAAACACCGCTGCTCGGTTCACTCGATTTCTTTGCACTGACTGTCAGGGAAAATCAGGCAGCCACCTCGGTTCCTGCGTGGTCAGCCATTAAAAACCAGGGATCCGATTTGTACGGAGCCTGGTTGACTCATGCTCATGAGTCTGTCACTCTTGAAGGATTTCTGCTGTATGAATCCGATAACAGCCCCACCGTTCCGATTGACCGGTACACGGCCGGGGGCACCATGGTCTGGAAACTGCAGGGAACCACGCTGACCACCGAAGGAGCCTGGCAAACCGGCACCTTTAAAAACATGGATATTCAGGCATGGATGGCTGCTGTGAATGTGGCCTTTTCTGGTTTGACCGGCGAGGGAAGTCTGCTTACTGCAGGGGCTGACCTTCTGAGCGGCACAGAGGCGGGTTCATCGGAATACAACACGTTTTTCGTGGGGTACGGCACCAACCACAAGTTTTACGGATACATGGATTATTTTCTGGCCAATCCGGCAGGTGGGTTGCAGGATCTGTATCTGAAGGTAAAACAGGATGGATTGCCCTGGTCGCTGACTGGCATGGCCGATTTTCACCTGATGAACAGTTTTGAGGAGATGAACGGAGAGACTGGTCTGGGATATGAAGCCGATTTTACACTTTCCCGTCCGATCGTCAAAGGAATGAAACTGACTGCAGGTGCATCGGCCTTTATTCCAGGTCCGTATATGAAGGCTCTGTATGCCAGCAAGGACCCTGCCTGGTGGGGATATCTGCAACTTAACGTCTCCTTCTGA
- the nrfH gene encoding cytochrome c nitrite reductase small subunit, whose translation MTWLKWLYPPPAWRPLVLILLGGLTGLAVYTAYISNAVSYLSDDPEACLNCHVMSGAYTTWQHGSHARTAVCNDCHVPHDNVFKKYYFKAQDGLRHASVFTMRAEPQVFTLNEGAVPVIQDNCIRCHTKVTEPVHPGIEGKTCWSCHRETPHGRVNSLSSSPYARIPSLSPVLSETVTRLIEQKPNETSNRNQP comes from the coding sequence ATGACCTGGTTGAAATGGTTGTATCCGCCACCCGCCTGGCGGCCACTCGTCCTGATTCTTTTGGGAGGGTTGACGGGGCTGGCGGTCTATACGGCGTACATTTCCAATGCGGTTTCCTACCTGTCCGATGATCCTGAGGCTTGCCTGAACTGTCATGTAATGTCGGGGGCCTACACAACCTGGCAACATGGCTCGCATGCCCGGACGGCAGTCTGCAATGATTGTCATGTGCCGCATGATAACGTCTTTAAAAAGTATTATTTCAAAGCGCAGGATGGATTGCGCCATGCCTCTGTATTCACCATGCGTGCCGAGCCGCAGGTTTTTACACTGAATGAAGGTGCGGTTCCGGTCATTCAGGATAATTGCATCCGCTGTCACACAAAGGTGACCGAACCGGTTCACCCTGGTATTGAAGGAAAGACCTGCTGGTCCTGTCACCGGGAAACCCCGCACGGACGGGTCAACAGCCTTTCTTCTTCCCCGTACGCACGCATTCCATCCCTTTCTCCCGTTCTTTCAGAGACGGTCACCAGACTTATTGAACAAAAACCAAACGAAACCAGTAACAGGAATCAGCCATGA
- the nrfA gene encoding ammonia-forming cytochrome c nitrite reductase — translation MKSLVEIIQKRPWVGWVLFLGTIVIVFLVAILASSVVERRTESRLAREAFAPLPEFEPRNAVWGEQFPREYESYIRTADTTFRSPFGGAATRDLLEESPAMVVMWAGYPFSKDYKQARGHYYAVKDIRETLRTGGPMPATCWTCKSTDVPRVMDMKGITEFYKGKLTDYGSEVVNSIGCQDCHDPATMNLRITRPALAEAFERAGKNISDATHNEMRSLVCAQCHVEYYFKGDGKYLTFPWDGGMGVEAMEAYYDQIQFTDWTHKVSKAPMLKAQHPDYELFQEGIHAQRGVSCADCHMPYKTEGGVKFTDHHVQSPLNNVANSCQTCHRESEATLFENVRDRQEKVMSLRVIAERTIATAHIEAKAAWDAGATEAEMKNALTAIRHAQWRWDYVAAANGVGFHAPQEAARILGTAIDKAQEARLEIYRVLARKGMTDLVKLPDLTTKDKAQAYIGFDRKKAEEEKAEFLKTVVPQWDAAAAEREKTYQQSR, via the coding sequence ATGAAATCACTAGTGGAAATCATTCAAAAACGTCCTTGGGTCGGATGGGTTCTATTTCTGGGCACCATTGTGATCGTCTTTCTGGTGGCCATCCTGGCTTCCTCCGTTGTAGAACGCCGGACCGAATCGCGTCTGGCCAGAGAGGCCTTTGCTCCGCTGCCCGAGTTTGAACCGCGAAATGCAGTCTGGGGAGAGCAATTCCCGAGGGAGTATGAATCCTACATCCGCACTGCAGATACCACGTTCCGCAGTCCGTTCGGAGGTGCTGCCACCCGTGATCTGCTGGAAGAATCGCCGGCCATGGTGGTGATGTGGGCGGGCTATCCGTTTTCGAAGGATTACAAGCAGGCCAGGGGACACTATTATGCTGTGAAGGATATCAGGGAGACTCTGCGCACCGGCGGACCGATGCCGGCGACCTGCTGGACCTGTAAAAGTACCGATGTGCCCCGGGTGATGGATATGAAAGGAATCACCGAGTTTTACAAGGGCAAACTGACCGACTATGGCAGTGAGGTGGTGAATTCGATCGGGTGCCAGGATTGTCACGATCCGGCCACCATGAATCTGCGGATCACCCGTCCGGCGCTGGCCGAGGCCTTTGAGCGCGCCGGGAAAAATATTTCGGATGCCACCCACAATGAAATGCGGTCCCTGGTCTGTGCCCAATGCCATGTGGAATATTACTTCAAGGGTGATGGGAAGTATCTCACCTTCCCATGGGATGGCGGAATGGGAGTTGAGGCCATGGAAGCCTACTATGATCAGATCCAGTTTACCGACTGGACCCACAAGGTCAGCAAGGCCCCCATGCTGAAAGCACAGCATCCCGATTATGAATTGTTCCAGGAAGGAATTCATGCTCAGCGGGGCGTGTCGTGTGCCGATTGCCACATGCCCTACAAAACCGAAGGCGGTGTGAAATTCACCGATCACCATGTACAGAGTCCGCTCAATAATGTGGCGAATTCCTGTCAGACCTGTCACCGTGAGAGTGAAGCCACCCTGTTTGAAAATGTCCGTGACCGTCAGGAAAAAGTTATGAGTCTGCGGGTCATCGCCGAACGAACCATTGCCACGGCCCATATTGAGGCAAAGGCAGCCTGGGATGCCGGGGCCACTGAAGCTGAAATGAAGAATGCGCTTACGGCCATCCGGCATGCACAATGGCGGTGGGATTATGTGGCCGCTGCCAATGGAGTGGGATTCCATGCACCGCAGGAAGCAGCCCGGATACTGGGAACCGCCATCGATAAGGCACAGGAAGCCCGTCTGGAAATCTACCGGGTTCTGGCCAGAAAGGGAATGACCGATCTGGTGAAACTGCCCGATCTGACCACCAAGGATAAGGCACAGGCTTATATCGGATTTGACAGGAAGAAAGCAGAGGAGGAGAAGGCGGAGTTTCTGAAGACCGTGGTGCCACAATGGGATGCTGCTGCGGCTGAACGTGAAAAAACCTATCAACAATCCAGGTGA